One Bradyrhizobium sp. ISRA464 genomic window carries:
- a CDS encoding IlvD/Edd family dehydratase, translating to MADGLRKGLTSYGDAGFSLFLRKAFIKAMGYSDDALNRPIVGITNTYSDYNPCHGNVPQIIEAVKRGVMLSGAMPFVFPTISIAESFAHPTSMYLRNLMAMDTEEMIRAQPMDAVVVIGGCDKTLPAQIMAAVSADLPTVVIPVGPMVVGHHKGEVLGACTDCRRLWAKYRAGEIDDNEIEAVNGRLAPSVGTCMVMGTASTMACITEALGLSLPMSATIPAPHAERFRSAEASGRVAAAMAKSKGPKPSEILTPASFRNAQIVMQAIGGSTNGLIHLTAIANRTPHKIDLEAFDKLGREVPVLVDLKPSGEHYMEHFHHAGGVPKLMAQLGDLIDLDAKTITGQTLREVVAGAEEVPGQDAIRPKANPIKSEGAMAILHGNLAPRGAVIKQSAASPKLLQHTGKAVVFESVEDMTLRVDDPALEVTADDVLVLRNAGPKGAPGMPEAGYLPIPKKLARAGVKDMVRISDARMSGTAFGTIVLHITPEAAVGGPLALVKNGDMIRLDVARRSIDLLVDEAELQKRRAALAPAATPGWAKRGYAHLFNETILQADEGCDFDFMRAKGK from the coding sequence ATGGCTGACGGACTTCGCAAGGGACTGACAAGCTATGGTGACGCCGGTTTCTCGCTGTTCCTGCGCAAGGCCTTCATCAAGGCGATGGGCTATTCGGACGATGCGCTCAATCGCCCGATCGTCGGCATCACCAACACGTACAGTGACTACAATCCCTGCCACGGCAACGTTCCGCAGATCATCGAAGCGGTGAAGCGCGGCGTGATGCTGTCGGGCGCGATGCCGTTCGTGTTCCCGACGATTTCGATCGCCGAAAGCTTCGCGCATCCGACCTCGATGTATCTGCGCAATCTGATGGCGATGGACACCGAGGAAATGATCCGCGCGCAGCCGATGGATGCCGTGGTCGTGATCGGCGGCTGCGACAAGACCTTGCCGGCGCAGATCATGGCGGCCGTCAGCGCCGATCTGCCGACCGTCGTGATTCCGGTCGGGCCGATGGTGGTCGGCCACCACAAGGGTGAGGTACTTGGCGCCTGCACCGATTGCCGCAGGCTGTGGGCCAAATATCGTGCGGGCGAGATCGACGACAACGAGATCGAGGCGGTGAACGGCCGTCTCGCGCCCTCGGTGGGCACCTGCATGGTGATGGGCACGGCCTCCACCATGGCCTGCATCACGGAGGCGCTCGGCCTGTCGCTGCCGATGAGCGCGACGATCCCGGCGCCGCACGCCGAACGCTTCCGGTCCGCGGAAGCCAGCGGCCGCGTCGCGGCGGCGATGGCGAAATCCAAGGGACCGAAGCCGAGCGAGATCCTGACCCCGGCCTCGTTCCGTAATGCACAGATCGTCATGCAAGCGATCGGCGGCTCGACCAACGGGCTCATTCATCTGACCGCCATCGCCAACCGTACGCCCCACAAGATCGATCTCGAGGCGTTCGACAAGCTCGGCCGCGAGGTGCCGGTGCTGGTCGACCTGAAGCCTTCTGGCGAGCACTATATGGAGCATTTCCATCATGCCGGCGGCGTGCCGAAGCTGATGGCGCAGCTCGGTGATCTCATCGATCTCGATGCCAAGACCATCACCGGCCAGACCTTGCGCGAGGTCGTTGCCGGAGCGGAGGAGGTGCCGGGCCAGGATGCGATCCGTCCCAAGGCCAATCCGATCAAGTCCGAAGGCGCGATGGCGATCCTGCACGGCAACCTTGCGCCGCGCGGCGCCGTGATCAAGCAGTCGGCGGCGAGCCCGAAGCTGCTGCAACATACCGGCAAGGCGGTGGTGTTCGAGTCCGTCGAGGACATGACGCTGCGGGTCGACGATCCCGCGCTGGAGGTGACGGCTGACGACGTGCTGGTGCTGCGCAACGCCGGTCCCAAGGGCGCGCCGGGCATGCCGGAGGCCGGTTACCTGCCGATCCCGAAGAAGCTCGCGCGGGCCGGCGTCAAGGACATGGTCCGCATCTCCGATGCCCGCATGAGCGGCACCGCGTTCGGCACCATCGTACTGCACATCACGCCGGAGGCCGCGGTCGGCGGCCCGCTGGCGCTGGTGAAGAACGGCGACATGATCAGGCTCGATGTCGCCAGGCGCAGCATCGACCTCCTGGTTGATGAAGCCGAATTGCAAAAGCGCCGCGCCGCGCTGGCGCCGGCCGCGACACCGGGCTGGGCCAAGCGCGGTTATGCGCATCTCTTCAACGAGACCATCCTGCAGGCCGACGAAGGCTGCGATTTCGACTTCATGCGCGCCAAGGGCAAGTAA
- a CDS encoding enoyl-CoA hydratase-related protein — MPDPAATPAAEPALLRIDGPVATITLNRPAAFNAIDISIAKRLEQLGAQVEANRDVRVLVIEGEGRAFCAGGDLQTIGAAAEANNIAPVVGEMLKHYHAFITTLRRMPKLVLASVHGSAAGAGLSLAFVADLCIAAEDARFTPAYAKIGVSPDGGGTVGLAASVGPRRALQILLAEDSFNAQQAQQWGLVAKVVPAVELKAATREFALRLAQNAPAGLAATKALIHQAPTTPIEAQLDAERDAIIGCMNTEEFRVAVKKFTSKSK, encoded by the coding sequence ATGCCCGACCCCGCCGCCACCCCCGCCGCTGAACCCGCCCTGCTCCGGATCGACGGTCCCGTCGCCACCATTACGCTGAATCGGCCGGCCGCGTTCAATGCGATCGACATATCGATTGCGAAGAGACTCGAGCAGCTCGGCGCGCAAGTCGAGGCCAACAGGGACGTCCGCGTGCTGGTGATCGAGGGCGAAGGCCGCGCCTTCTGTGCCGGCGGCGACTTGCAGACCATCGGCGCGGCGGCCGAGGCCAACAACATTGCGCCCGTCGTCGGCGAGATGCTCAAGCACTACCATGCCTTCATCACCACGCTGCGGCGGATGCCCAAGCTGGTGCTCGCAAGCGTGCACGGCTCGGCCGCCGGCGCCGGCCTGTCGCTCGCCTTCGTCGCCGACCTCTGCATTGCCGCCGAGGACGCCCGCTTCACGCCGGCCTACGCCAAGATCGGTGTCTCGCCCGATGGCGGCGGCACCGTGGGCCTGGCCGCCAGCGTGGGACCGCGCCGCGCGCTGCAGATCTTGCTTGCCGAGGACAGCTTTAACGCGCAGCAGGCCCAGCAATGGGGGCTGGTCGCCAAGGTCGTGCCTGCCGTCGAGTTGAAGGCGGCCACGCGGGAATTCGCGCTGCGGCTGGCGCAGAACGCGCCCGCCGGGCTCGCCGCCACCAAGGCGCTGATCCATCAGGCGCCGACCACGCCGATCGAGGCGCAGCTCGACGCCGAGCGCGACGCGATCATCGGCTGCATGAACACGGAGGAGTTCCGCGTCGCGGTGAAGAAGTTCACCAGCAAGTCGAAGTAA
- a CDS encoding FAD-dependent oxidoreductase, translating into MTTGPVIIVGAGHAGFQLAASLRQGGFAERIVLLNDEGHLPYQRPPLSKAYLKGTGGPDSLMFRPDKFYQDNRIELVTDRAHAVDRHVRKVTLGSGSLLDYGHLVFATGARNRLLDIPNARLDAVRYLRTLDESEALRHLLAPGMRVVVIGAGFIGLEFAATARGKGLEVDVVELASRVMARAVTAEISEFSQSRHTAAGIRIHLGVQVTGIEADGAKVTGVSLSNGTHVPADLVVVGVGVLPNVELAAEAGLPVASGIIVDEYLATADPNISAIGDCALYTSKRFGGSLRLESVQNATDHARCVASRLTGKNEVYDGLPWFWSDQGPDKLQMAGLTTGYDRVVVRGDRAQGQFSAFCYRGDTLLGIESVNRAGDHMFGRRLLGAGGSITPEQAADTSFDLKSALS; encoded by the coding sequence ATGACGACGGGTCCGGTCATCATCGTCGGCGCGGGGCACGCCGGCTTCCAACTCGCCGCGTCGCTGCGCCAGGGCGGCTTCGCCGAGCGCATTGTGCTGCTCAACGATGAGGGGCATCTGCCGTATCAGCGGCCGCCGCTGTCGAAGGCCTATCTGAAGGGAACCGGCGGGCCCGACAGCCTGATGTTCCGGCCCGACAAGTTCTACCAGGACAACCGGATCGAGCTGGTCACCGATCGCGCCCATGCGGTCGATCGTCATGTGCGGAAAGTGACGCTCGGCTCCGGCAGCTTGCTCGACTACGGCCATCTGGTGTTCGCGACTGGTGCGCGGAACCGGCTGCTCGACATTCCGAACGCCAGGCTCGACGCAGTGCGATATCTGCGCACGCTCGACGAGAGCGAGGCGCTGCGCCATCTGCTCGCGCCGGGCATGCGCGTTGTCGTCATCGGCGCAGGCTTCATCGGGCTCGAATTCGCCGCCACCGCGCGCGGCAAGGGCCTCGAGGTCGACGTGGTAGAGCTGGCTTCGCGCGTGATGGCGCGGGCCGTGACAGCGGAAATCTCCGAGTTCTCGCAGTCCCGGCACACGGCAGCCGGAATCCGCATCCACCTCGGCGTCCAGGTGACCGGCATCGAGGCCGATGGCGCCAAGGTCACCGGCGTCAGCCTGAGCAACGGCACGCACGTCCCCGCCGATCTCGTCGTGGTCGGCGTCGGCGTGCTGCCGAATGTCGAGCTCGCCGCGGAGGCCGGGCTGCCGGTGGCATCCGGCATCATCGTCGACGAGTATCTGGCGACTGCCGATCCCAACATCTCCGCGATCGGCGATTGCGCGCTCTACACCAGCAAGCGCTTCGGCGGATCGCTGCGGCTGGAGTCGGTGCAGAACGCGACCGACCATGCGCGCTGTGTGGCGTCGCGGCTGACCGGCAAGAACGAGGTCTATGACGGCTTGCCGTGGTTCTGGAGCGACCAGGGCCCCGACAAGCTGCAGATGGCCGGCCTCACCACCGGTTACGACCGCGTCGTGGTGCGCGGCGACCGCGCGCAGGGCCAGTTCTCGGCGTTCTGCTACCGCGGCGATACGCTGCTCGGCATCGAATCGGTCAACCGCGCCGGCGATCACATGTTCGGCCGCCGGCTGCTCGGCGCGGGCGGTTCGATCACGCCGGAGCAGGCGGCGGATACGAGTTTCGATCTGAAGAGCGCGCTTTCCTGA
- a CDS encoding ribokinase — protein MRRVFVAGSINMDVVATAQRHPRIGETVAGDAVLYFPGGKGANQAVASAKLGVPTTLVGRLGADAFGQELRTFLAAQGVDLAFVKDTPGTHSGTAIITIANADNTIVVVPGANAKVDTDDVAAPILAKGDVAVSQFEIPLPAIAAFFARARAAGATTVLNPAPAKKADAVLLDLVDILILNETELGFLSGMELRDSDAPARFAEAARALAPDKIVCVTLGRRGVLALVERQPLLIPGHEVKAVDTTGAGDCFVGALASQLAIGKPLRDALAYANVAASICVQRMGAAPSMPTAKEVEDTLSPRRPGEGRDP, from the coding sequence ATGCGGCGCGTCTTCGTCGCAGGCAGCATCAACATGGATGTGGTGGCGACCGCGCAGCGCCATCCGCGGATCGGCGAAACCGTGGCCGGTGATGCCGTGCTCTACTTCCCAGGCGGCAAGGGCGCCAACCAGGCCGTGGCATCGGCCAAGCTCGGCGTGCCGACCACCCTGGTCGGCCGGCTCGGAGCAGATGCGTTCGGGCAGGAGTTGAGGACCTTCCTTGCCGCGCAAGGCGTCGACCTCGCCTTCGTCAAAGATACGCCCGGCACCCATTCCGGCACCGCGATCATCACCATCGCCAATGCCGACAACACCATCGTGGTGGTGCCCGGCGCCAACGCGAAGGTCGATACCGACGACGTCGCAGCGCCTATTCTCGCCAAGGGTGACGTCGCGGTGAGCCAGTTCGAGATTCCCCTACCGGCGATCGCGGCTTTCTTCGCACGCGCCCGCGCCGCCGGCGCCACCACGGTTCTCAATCCGGCGCCGGCGAAAAAGGCCGACGCCGTGCTGCTCGATCTCGTCGACATCCTGATCCTCAACGAGACCGAGCTCGGCTTCCTCAGCGGCATGGAGCTGCGCGACAGCGACGCGCCCGCGCGCTTCGCCGAAGCGGCAAGAGCCCTGGCGCCAGACAAGATCGTCTGCGTCACGCTCGGCAGGCGCGGCGTGCTGGCGCTGGTCGAGCGCCAGCCGCTGCTGATTCCGGGCCACGAGGTCAAGGCCGTCGACACCACAGGCGCCGGCGATTGTTTCGTCGGCGCGCTCGCCTCGCAGCTCGCTATCGGCAAGCCGCTGCGCGATGCGCTCGCCTATGCCAACGTCGCCGCCTCGATCTGCGTGCAGCGGATGGGCGCCGCGCCGTCGATGCCGACGGCGAAAGAGGTGGAGGACACTCTCTCCCCACGTCGTCCTGGCGAAGGCCGGGACCCGTAA
- a CDS encoding sugar kinase, with the protein MQALFIGQTYIDVTFITDHMPTGDDKHVADAYAVSFGGNAVTAAFCCAKLGIEPDLIATMANDWLGRMFWDMADRYGISFHPRKVNSSSLSFIMPKDGKRAIVRCRDDRHIHPFPLLNLKGCRALHIDGHQPDAAIHYAKLCREDGILTSLDGGGLRTNTHELLEFIDVAIVAERLCEQMDKTPEQMLDYLRGRGCRVGGVTMGERGLLWYDEAGAVRTLPALPISRERVIDTNGAGDVFHGAYIYSYLANPGKSWREHFEFARAASTYKIQKLGNEAGLPSLADIEAVKREFEIKV; encoded by the coding sequence ATGCAGGCTCTCTTCATCGGACAGACCTATATTGACGTCACCTTCATCACCGACCACATGCCGACGGGCGACGACAAGCACGTCGCCGACGCCTACGCGGTGTCGTTCGGTGGCAACGCCGTGACCGCGGCATTTTGCTGCGCCAAGCTTGGCATAGAGCCGGACCTGATCGCCACCATGGCCAATGACTGGCTGGGGCGGATGTTCTGGGACATGGCCGACAGGTATGGCATCTCGTTCCATCCGCGCAAGGTCAACTCCTCCTCGCTCTCCTTCATCATGCCCAAGGACGGCAAGCGCGCGATCGTGCGCTGCCGCGACGACCGGCACATCCATCCGTTTCCGCTGCTCAACCTGAAGGGCTGCCGCGCGCTGCACATCGACGGCCACCAACCGGACGCCGCGATCCACTACGCAAAGCTCTGCCGCGAGGACGGCATTTTGACTTCGCTCGACGGCGGCGGGTTGCGCACCAACACCCACGAGCTGCTCGAGTTCATTGATGTCGCGATCGTCGCCGAACGCCTGTGCGAGCAGATGGACAAGACGCCGGAGCAGATGCTCGACTATCTCAGGGGCCGCGGCTGCCGCGTCGGCGGCGTCACCATGGGCGAGCGCGGCCTGCTCTGGTATGACGAGGCGGGCGCGGTACGCACCCTGCCGGCGCTGCCGATTTCGCGCGAGCGCGTGATCGACACCAACGGCGCCGGCGACGTCTTCCACGGCGCCTACATCTATTCCTATCTCGCAAATCCCGGCAAATCCTGGCGTGAGCATTTCGAGTTCGCCCGCGCCGCATCGACCTACAAGATCCAGAAGCTCGGCAACGAGGCCGGGCTGCCGTCGCTCGCCGACATCGAGGCGGTCAAGCGCGAGTTCGAGATCAAGGTCTGA
- a CDS encoding VOC family protein, with protein sequence MISGLDHVVVLTGDIAAAGAAYETLFARAPAWRNSGDGADRVLFTLDNTTLELMAPRGDDAVAQRVRSALATQGEGLASLCFRTNDIAKMHRRLDRLALKPEPVAEVESRDEISGAVLSWRRTRAATDATRGIRMFFLEREKERPLSVRTTPASITAMDHVVVSTADPERAAALYGARLGLDMALDRSHPDWGRLMFFRCGELIVEVTHKPGKADADAPDRLRGICWRVADIDATHARLVAAGVDVSEVRTGRKPGTKVMTVRSGTCGVPTLLVQPSPGRSE encoded by the coding sequence ATGATCAGCGGTCTCGATCACGTCGTCGTCCTGACCGGCGACATTGCCGCTGCCGGCGCCGCCTATGAGACGCTGTTTGCGCGCGCGCCCGCCTGGCGCAACAGCGGCGACGGCGCGGACCGTGTGCTGTTCACGCTCGACAACACGACGCTGGAACTGATGGCGCCGCGCGGCGACGATGCTGTCGCACAGCGCGTCCGCAGCGCACTTGCCACGCAGGGCGAAGGGTTGGCGAGCCTCTGCTTCCGCACCAATGATATTGCGAAGATGCATCGCCGGCTCGACCGCCTGGCGCTGAAGCCCGAGCCCGTCGCCGAGGTCGAAAGCCGCGACGAGATCAGCGGCGCCGTGCTGTCGTGGCGACGCACGCGGGCCGCGACCGACGCGACGCGAGGCATCCGCATGTTCTTCCTCGAGCGGGAAAAGGAGCGGCCGCTGTCTGTGCGCACCACGCCGGCCTCGATCACCGCGATGGATCATGTGGTGGTCTCCACCGCCGATCCGGAACGCGCCGCCGCGCTGTATGGCGCGCGGCTTGGGCTCGACATGGCGCTCGACCGCTCGCATCCGGATTGGGGCCGGCTGATGTTCTTCCGCTGCGGCGAGCTGATCGTCGAGGTCACGCACAAGCCAGGCAAGGCCGATGCCGATGCGCCGGACCGGCTGCGCGGCATCTGCTGGCGTGTCGCCGATATCGACGCCACGCATGCGCGGCTCGTTGCCGCCGGCGTCGACGTCTCCGAGGTGCGCACCGGCCGCAAGCCCGGCACCAAGGTGATGACGGTGCGCAGTGGCACCTGTGGCGTGCCGACACTTCTGGTGCAGCCTTCGCCGGGCAGGAGCGAGTAA
- a CDS encoding TetR/AcrR family transcriptional regulator, with product MAKAKRILKWQRDPEGMRLRILEAAKQEFAAHGLAGARVDRIAEMAGANKRMLYYHVGNKEDLYLEVLEGAYEKIRAEERTLDLEHLDPPEGIARLIDFTWNYFLRNPEFLALLNTENLSKAKHLKRSTKVKSMHSPFVEMIRTVVTRGVESGDFRVAVDPVQLYISIAGLAFFYLSNSATLSVIFGRDLLRKEARDERLEHMIALVLAALTGKSTATFGAAKMSALQPVHQVV from the coding sequence TTGGCCAAGGCAAAGCGAATATTGAAATGGCAGCGCGACCCCGAAGGAATGCGGTTGCGCATTCTCGAGGCCGCGAAGCAGGAATTCGCCGCCCATGGCCTCGCCGGCGCACGCGTCGACCGCATCGCGGAGATGGCCGGCGCCAACAAGCGCATGCTGTACTACCATGTCGGCAACAAGGAGGATCTCTATCTCGAGGTGCTGGAAGGCGCCTATGAGAAGATCCGCGCCGAGGAACGCACCCTCGATCTCGAACATCTCGATCCGCCCGAGGGGATCGCGCGGCTGATCGATTTCACCTGGAACTATTTTCTGCGTAACCCGGAGTTCCTGGCGCTGCTGAATACGGAAAACCTCTCGAAGGCCAAGCATTTGAAGCGCTCGACCAAGGTCAAGTCGATGCATTCGCCCTTCGTTGAAATGATCCGTACCGTGGTGACGCGCGGGGTGGAGAGCGGCGACTTCCGCGTCGCCGTGGATCCGGTGCAGCTCTACATTTCGATCGCCGGCTTGGCGTTTTTCTACCTCTCCAACAGCGCGACGCTCAGCGTGATCTTCGGCCGCGACCTGCTCAGGAAGGAGGCGCGCGACGAGCGCCTCGAGCATATGATCGCGCTGGTGCTGGCGGCGCTGACCGGCAAGTCCACGGCCACGTTCGGCGCGGCGAAGATGTCTGCGCTGCAGCCGGTCCATCAGGTGGTGTGA
- a CDS encoding IS110 family transposase — translation MYHYAGIDVSLESSSVCVVDGAGKILREAKVASEPEALIAWFRSLGQAMERIGLEAGPLSQWLYAALRAAGLAVELLETRHVRDAFKAMPVKSDRNDARGIAQLMRLGWFRPVHCKSIEAQETRAVLTARKLLQSKLRDIENSVRGVLRGFGLKVGKTTERTFANRIRELVAGHPGLELVAQALLEAHAVLLREFNGLDRHTQRLARSHPPARLLMTTPAVGPIVALTYAAAIDDPNRFRSSKATGAHFGLTPKKYQSGQTDYTGRISKIGDASVREALYQAAHVMLTKPVRNCSALKSWAMRLAKRAGMRKAKVALARKLAVILHRMLADAKPFNPMAHAT, via the coding sequence ATGTACCACTATGCAGGAATCGACGTGTCTTTGGAAAGCTCGAGCGTTTGCGTTGTCGATGGCGCGGGCAAGATTTTGCGGGAGGCGAAGGTTGCCAGCGAGCCGGAAGCGCTGATCGCCTGGTTCCGATCGCTGGGCCAGGCGATGGAGCGGATCGGACTGGAGGCCGGTCCGTTGTCGCAATGGCTGTACGCGGCGCTGCGCGCGGCCGGGCTTGCCGTCGAGCTGCTGGAGACCCGGCACGTCCGCGATGCCTTCAAGGCGATGCCGGTGAAGTCGGACCGCAACGATGCCCGCGGCATCGCCCAACTGATGCGGCTCGGCTGGTTCCGGCCGGTCCACTGCAAGTCGATTGAAGCGCAGGAGACGCGGGCGGTTCTGACGGCCCGCAAGCTGCTGCAGTCGAAGCTGCGCGACATCGAGAACAGCGTACGTGGCGTGCTGCGGGGCTTTGGCCTGAAGGTCGGCAAGACCACCGAGCGCACGTTCGCCAACCGGATCCGGGAGCTCGTCGCCGGCCACCCCGGACTTGAGCTGGTGGCGCAGGCCCTGCTCGAAGCCCATGCCGTGTTGCTGCGCGAGTTCAATGGCCTGGACAGACACACCCAGAGGCTCGCCAGATCGCATCCCCCGGCCAGGCTTCTGATGACAACGCCGGCCGTCGGCCCGATCGTGGCGCTCACCTATGCCGCCGCGATCGACGATCCGAACAGGTTCCGTTCCTCGAAGGCGACCGGTGCGCATTTTGGGCTCACCCCGAAGAAGTATCAGTCGGGGCAAACCGACTACACTGGCCGCATCAGCAAGATCGGCGACGCGTCGGTGCGGGAGGCGCTGTACCAGGCCGCCCACGTCATGCTGACCAAGCCGGTCAGGAACTGCTCGGCGCTGAAGAGCTGGGCCATGCGGCTTGCCAAACGTGCGGGCATGCGCAAGGCCAAGGTGGCGCTGGCGCGCAAGCTCGCAGTCATCCTGCATCGGATGCTGGCTGATGCGAAACCCTTCAATCCGATGGCCCACGCAACCTAA